A region from the Canis lupus familiaris isolate Mischka breed German Shepherd chromosome 3, alternate assembly UU_Cfam_GSD_1.0, whole genome shotgun sequence genome encodes:
- the LOC611750 gene encoding 60S ribosomal protein L17-like has protein sequence MVRYSLDSENPTKSCKGSNLRVCFEDTCESAQAIEGVHIQKATKLLKGGTLQKQRVRLRRYNGGVGGCAQVQQRGWTRGRWPKKRAEFLLHVLKDAKSNAELLGVDSLVIEHIQVNQAPEMRHRTYRAHGRINPYMSPPCHIEMILTEKEQIVPEPEEEVAQKKLKKQKLMARE, from the coding sequence ATGGTTCGCTACTCACTAGACtcagaaaaccctacaaaatcgTGCAAAGGTTCAAATCTTCGTGTTTGCTTTGAGGACACGTGTGAAAGTGCCCAGGCCATCGAGGGTGTGCATATCCAAAAGGCCACCAAGCTTCTGAAAGGTGGCACTTTGCAGAAGCAGCGTGTGCGATTGCGTCGCTACAATGGTGGAGTTGGTGGGTGTGCGCAGGTCCAGCAGCGGGGCTGGACACGGGGTCGGTGGCCCAAGAAGAGGGCTGAGTTTTTACTGCACGTGCTTAAAGACGCAAAGAGTAATGCTGAACTTTTAGGtgtagattctctggtcattgagcacatccaggtgaaCCAAGCCCCCGAGATGCGACACAGAACTTACAGGGCTCACGGCCGGATTAACCCATACATGAGCCCTCCCTGCCACATCgagatgattcttactgaaaaagagcagattgttcctgaaccagaagaggaggttgcacagaagaaactgaagaaacaaaaacttatggcccgggagtaa